The following coding sequences are from one Epinephelus moara isolate mb chromosome 7, YSFRI_EMoa_1.0, whole genome shotgun sequence window:
- the gjc4b gene encoding gap junction gamma-1 protein produces MSWSFLTRLLDEISNHSTFVGKIWLTLLIVFRIVLTAVGGESIYYDEQSKFVCNTQQPGCENVCYDAFAPLSHIRFWVFQVIMITTPTIMYLGFAMHKIARMEDDDYRPRGRKRMPIVSRGANRDYEEAEDNGEEDPMILEEIEPEKEKEVAEKPSKKHDGRRRIKRDGLMKVYVFQLLSRAIFEASFLFGQYVLYGLEVVPSYVCTRSPCPHTVDCFVSRPTEKTIFLLIMYAVSALCLLFTVLEILHLGISGIRDCFCAPRPRPPTPRHPALSSQRSSICRQPSAPPGYHTALKKDPTGKMGFRDNLGDSGRESFGDEASSRELERLRRHLKLAQQHLDMAYQNEESSPSRSSSPESNGTAAEQNRLNFAQEKQSSTCEKGLRA; encoded by the exons ATGAGCTGGAGCTTCCTTACCCGTCTGTTGGACGAGATTTCCAACCACTCCACCTTTGTGGGCAAAATCTGGCTCACCCTACTTATTGTCTTTCGCATTGTGCTCACGGCTGTTGGGGGCGAGTCAATCTACTATGATGAACAGAGTAAATTTGTGTGTAACACGCAGCAACCTGGTTGTGAGAACGTGTGCTACGACGCGTTCGCACCACTGTCACACATTCGCTTCTGGgtgtttcaggtgattatgatCACCACGCCCACCATCATGTACCTTGGCTTTGCCATGCATAAGATTGCCCGCATGGAGGATGATGACTACCGGCCCCGGGGCAGAAAGAGGATGCCGATAGTGAGCCGTGGTGCCAACCGAGACTACGAGGAAGCGGAGGATAATGGGGAGGAGGACCCCATGATCCTGGAGGAGATCgagccagaaaaagaaaaggaggtgGCAGAGAAGCCCAGCAAAAAGCACGATGGGCGCCGTCGCATCAAGCGCGAtggcctgatgaaggtctatgTGTTTCAGCTGCTGTCACGTGCTATCTTTGAGGCCTCGTTCCTGTTTGGACAGTACGTCCTTTATGGGCTGGAGGTGGTACCGTCGTATGTATGCACGCGCTCTCCTTGCCCCCACACAGTGGATTGCTTCGTCTCACGCCCCACAGAGAAAACTATCTTCCTGCTCATTATGTATGCTGTCAGCGCCTTGTGTCTCCTCTTTACCGTGCTTGAGATCCTTCACCTCGGCATCAGCGGTATTCGGGACTGCTTTTGTGCACCACGGCCTCGACCTCCCACTCCCCGCCACCCAGCTCTGTCCAGCCAGAGGTCCTCCATCTGCCGCCAGCCATCAGCACCACCAGGCTACCACACAGCTCTGAAGAAGGACCCAACAGGAAAGATGGGCTTCAGGGATAACCTGGGAGATTCAGGTCGCGAGTCGTTCGGGGACGAGGCTTCATCACGGGAGCTGGAGAGGCTGCGGAGACATCTAAAACTGGCTCAGCAGCATCTAGACATGGCTTACCAAAATGAGGAGAGCAGTCCGTCACGCAGCAGTAGCCCAGAGTCCAACGGCACTGCAGCTGAGCAGAACAGACTAAACTTTGCCCAGGAAAAGCAGAGCAGTACATGCGAGAAAG GTCTCCGTGCATAG